Within the Epinephelus lanceolatus isolate andai-2023 chromosome 22, ASM4190304v1, whole genome shotgun sequence genome, the region cgacaaagttcctcctcgtactctgctatcgttctttcaaacagcccaaatatctcttcagcagccgcagttAGTCCTACGCTCTCAGTATTTGGACTTTAGACATgttcacactttaaaaacacaacaaacagactCTGCTAACACACGTTTCCATCAGACGCCATCTTGTTCAAACAGTGTGACGTTCGCAACAGTAAAGAGTACAGCTTCCGGGGTAAATGAGTTAAtgagcttcaaaataaaagtccagaaGTGTGACTCGGAATTCCGGGCttactcaaaaacacacactcaggaggataaatgattaaaatacaCTTATTCGAAAGAATGACTTTTATTGAAGTGTTCCAGTTgatttttagtttagttcatttgatttcacatgcaaaaaaaaaagagaaaaaaagtagTAGGCAACATGAGCTACAGAAACATgatgaagagatgcaaaacatcCTTGGAGTGGGTTTATCGAGGCACTTTCCAGTGTATGCCCTAATCCATTAGTTAACCCAGTAAAATATTACAAGgatggaaaaagagaaaaatgcaCACAGACTGTTAAAGGAGCTAAGTCTATTACTAGTCACTGAGGTATTTGACCAGGGTTGACGTGCCTGTTACTGGACACGCTACGCTACCTCCGTTACTCAAATGTTTAATGAGAGTCCCTGAAGCTTCTTGCGTTGCATCACCGTAACATTTATTCCACGTGTGCATGGCAAAGTCCATCCGTTACATACACATGTGACGCTCAGtacaatacaaacaaaactgTAGCGGTCCGCGCCATTACAGTCAAAAACCATTTGCCCTTCCGGGCCAAACACCTGATGACCATAGTGAGGTCACATCCTAAAATACCTGAACTCACCAGGTGACAGTACAGCGCCCCCCAATGCCCACACAGTCAATTACACAGTTAGAAGCAAACCTCCTAAAAACATATTTGGCTCCTGTACAGACCATGTACATAATAACACAAAATTAAGATCACTTAATATTAGTAGACAGTTTACACAGGGAATCCACAAGTGTAACATCAGAATGGTTACATCCagcctttaaaggggaactaatgtttttttcaacctgggccctattttccgatctacttttgtctaaatgagtgataggatgttcaatatttaacatttctccagtacaaagctagggctgacctgcctgcagcccgtgagcatGCGCTAtcttaaataatagggcactcagacagtgtcaaacaacgtcaaaatacgtccacttaaagtgcatttttttacacagataggctcagattgttagtataattatccaacaacataacggaaaggagaaatgaatgcACAGTTTACccttagctggattcagacatgttcctctgcctgttgcaattttagtatatgtgctaccaaagtaacactgctctctctctctcctcatccgctcttcagtttcaatgagctctgcatccgtgtatgtccgtgtactccgtgtttaaataaatacagtccatccagatccagttggtcaaaaccAGGTAAAAATCTAAACAAGGTAAACATGTTTgatgtggcaagtcaaaacactcactcagagagtggaagtctggctctgaaatctcacgtctcgcgagatttgagttgttgcaggaaattaccgctggagtgaccttacaaatGCGAGGACTCTGATTTGTtgactctgtttggagtagtcatgactgaatttttacccaattttgaccaactggatctggattaGCCATtcgaatttgatgaccgcctgTATttagagcggacgaggagagagggggagcagtgttacttcgggagcacatatactaaaattgcaacaggcagaggaacatgtctgaattcattcacattcatttctcctttccgttatgttgttggataattttgacgttgtttgacgctgtctgagtgccctattatttaatatagctcgcactcacaggctgcaggcagatcagccctagcttcatactggagaaatatcaaatattgaacatcctatcactcatttggacaaaagtagattggaaaataggccccaggttgaaaaaaacattagttcccctttaatatcTTGATGGGCAGTTTACACAGATAGTCCATAAGTGTAGCattcaggaaataaaatcaaaccttTCACACATAATCCATCAGTATAACTTTTTTTCGTAGGGCAGAGCTGCCAACTCTTTTCCAATGAaagtagctagcactagctccAAAAAGTCGCTTAAAGTCTCCGGATGACATCATATGCTTACATGGATATTGATGCAACTTCGCAGACTGAATCACCGTGACCTTGATATAAACCTTCCAGGTAGAAACTGCAAACTGTTGTGAATTGCAGTGATATGTTAATTCGGCaaacctgtttatttctgttattttcagccatgactgaaacatttaaagatatatagtttAACACCATGGTTCATCCtgtctgacatttctgctgtgcttattttatgtcctGAGTTGCTTTATTACTTCCCTTGCTTTCactcgcctctgcagcagctgctcctctcatccatcgatcagatcagctctgattggagCTCTTGATCAGTTATCCACCCCATGACTCATACTACTGCTACTAAGTAGAAACACAACTAAAACAACCAACGAAGAGTTCCACATGCACTGTCTTTGTGAACCTGTAAAACCTCTGAATTTCAAGAGGGGACACAGAATGATTCAGACGGACCCAAAAGAGACTAAAAAAGGCATGGGAGCTAGGTAGAAAAAAGGGCTTTTTCtatcaaaggagtctggtgacGTGTGGCAGCAAAACCTATCTTATCCACATAAAAACAGGGTCACCTAAACTATATCCACATCAGTTTAAGTGGACACTATATTAAAAGTATTTTCAAGACCTAAccatgctgtcagacagccctttacaACTGAAAACTGATGCAGTTACATGATGCTCTCCTAAAAGCAACCAGACTCCACAGAACAAACTAAATgaccttatgttatttatcttatttacaccgTGGcatgtaatttctttttttgaacattttattttcaatttttaatttcacaAGAACAGTACAACTTATTCCCACTAAAACTCAACAATAAAAGATACACAgttaaacaacaaaagaaaaacaaacaaaaatactatGGGATGAAAGAATAATTACATATCGTAAGCCTCATAGCATAATTGCCTAAGTCATATTTTGGCCAAATTGAGATATTTGCCTAACTCTACTCTCTTTAGGCTGCTGAGTCACTGTGCCTTACTGGCTATATCTACAGCTAATCAGAGTGCTTGTTACATTCCATAATCACTATCTGCCCAAGTCATCGATTTGACTTAGGCATTTTTGACACTAAATACAAGTTGGCAGCCCCCGAGAAAAAGAGGGCTAAGCTGACCACAAGTGAAGCATTGGCTCTTTTCTTTGATGCATCTGGTAAGCTAGTTCATATTTCTTCAACTTTCTATACAGTAAATGCCTTTCCCCCCAATTCATAGCATCTGTGTTTGGTtcaaagaatatttatttctattctgtgtgtgttcaagaAGTTATATTTGAGCTTTTTGTTTACTCAAGTTTAGCAGGTCTCCCTCAGCcatgtattttttctttaaaccatTGGTATAAGAAATTATCTGCCCTCTTAAGAAGGCTTTCATTGTGTCCCACAATACAAAGCTACTAGGAGAAGAGGCACAGTTTGTTTCACAGCTTCTTTGAGCAAAGTTGGATCCAGCTACCACGTGTATGGTCCCTGGATTTTTTCAAGTATTAACAATGAGAGTGTCAGTGGGGAATGGTCTGACATGATCCTCAATAAATATTCAATTTCCATAACTCTATGGGTTAGTTGGTAagatgtaagaaaaaaaattatggaGACACAAATACAAGGAGTAGTCTCTAGTTGTGGGGTGAAAGTGTCTCCAGGTGTCACAGAGGTTTAGATCTTTCATAAAGGCCACTGTGGATCTGGCTGCTTTGGTTGTTGTCACTACAGAGTCTGAGGACCTGTCTAAAACTGtgtggcatgtcatttctgccTCTACATGGTCGCACATTTCTAAttcttctctgctctctgcatCGCTCATGGCAGACATGTGAGCACACTCCCACCAGTTGACTGACTGGCTGTTTCTCTAGTCATGAATTTTTACGTGTATCtgtaaatgtgcattttttgtAAATGATTTCCTACAAATTGAACAGCTAAATggcttctctcctgtatgaCATCTCATGTGTATCTTCAGATCTCCACTTTTACCAAAGCCTTTGCCACACTCAGAGCagttaaatggtttctctcctgtatgacaTCTCATGTGTCTATTCAGATCTCCCTTTTGACCAAAGCCTTTGCCACACTCAGAGCagttaaatggtttctctcctgtatgagatctcatgtgtgtCTTCAGAGTTAACTTTCGACTAAATCTTTTTCCACACTCaaaacagctaaatggtttctctcctgaaTGACATCTCATGTGTTTCGTCAGATCTCCTCTGtaaccaaatcttttcccacactcagagcagctaaatggtttttctcctgtatgaCATCTCATGTGTTCCTTCAGACTTCCATTTTGAGAAAAGCTTTtgccacactcagagcagctaaatggtttttctcctgtatgaCATCTCATGTGTTTCTTCAGACATCCATTTTGAGCAAAGCTTTTGCCACACtgagagcagctaaatggtttctctcctgaatgagatctcatgtgtctcttcagatctccacttttaccaaaacttttgccacattcagagcagccaaatggtttctctccagtatgagatctcatgtgtctCTTCAGCTCTCCACTTttaccaaatcttttcccacactcagagcagctaaatcgTTTCTCACCAACAACCAAATCACTGACAGAGACTTGATGGTTTTTCAGAGAGTTTaaacctgactgaggttctctggtctctgtccaatcatcactgtcatcagtctcTGGTTCAGAAGATGCTCCAGTCttgtcatcagtctcaggttgtaaatgtgtatctggatctgagttcctggctggttctgctcctccacagtcctctccctctgcttctgtttccatctgttcagtgtgtctttgatgaagctgtgaggactgaggtttctcttcatcatcttcactcttcacagggacaggagtggATATGAACTTGGGGAAatcatcctcctccagcccttgaagctgctctccctcctgactgatccagagttcctcctgttcctctttaatgtgtggaggctctgggtcctcctggtccacactggagctccactcctgctgctcagagggaacctcttctttaaccaccaacagctgctggacatctgtaggaaacaggaaacacaccacacacacacacacacacaccacacacaccgaTTTTACAGAGGTCAGAATGATTCTCCATAGGATGCGAGAGTTTGCCATGCGTCAAATTTTATTACTGGCAGCctgagtaaataaaaaatatatataaaagatTCTTCTCAACACAAATGTGGTGTTTTACTAAGGAAAACAGAGCTTTGTATCCACATTATTCTtagcccccatgataccttgcATGAATTATAGATGCAGCTTCCAGCACTGAACCAGAACAGATGTTTTCCTATCATAATGGTACGGAACGGTACACTAACAGTTTGCTAATCCTCTTTTCTGGAGCgatggaaataaaacatggaacacaccacctgttacatCTCAGACGTCGGACAACTTGATTATACCTCTGTCAGCTCTGACTGCCATCTGACAgcatctgttgttgttttcctttttaaccaAGTGTGTTTGGGTCTCACGTAAGGTTGCCACTGTCCCGTATAATACGTGACCATCCCAAATTTAAAATGTACTGTCCTTTGCTAAATcaaaacagaatgcaatttTTCCCTTATTTCTGTGCACACACTGCTGCATAAACCATGTGTTCATGGTTAAAGTTTATGGGTTTATAAATCCTCATGTGCTCCAGATTCTGTTTTACATAGTGTAGTGTTATCAGAGTTGAGTTATAGTACATCACTGCCATCtagaggtcagagacagagagtgtcTTGTAATAGGTGGAGTTGTTAATAAAGTAAAGTTTCCAAGTTAAACACAAGACGTGCAGTCCGAGCTCTCACTCTTTCTTGCATCACATCATAACACATAGTCGTTGTGAAGCTGGGGGCACGTTTGCACTCTCACAGTGAGACATGAACTGATTGAGAGGCACACTTAAATCTGTTTGCGTTTTGATATAAGAGACAGTCTGTCGTTACACAGAACAGCTGTTCTCTGTCTACTCAGCAGttttctgtagattatcttTACAACTCGGCTCATTGCTGGTAACTGGCGCTAGGAGTCCGGACCAAGTCTGCTTGAAGAATGAGGATGCAGAACTGACGTCCGTgcagaaacacatttatttctcctctacagcaggaaaacatAACATAATGCAGGGCCTTCTCACAGAGACTATGCTGTAACTGGAGCCTATCtaaacactgtaaacagactgcaACCACCCGTAGCATGAACAGTAATATTTTCACAGTGCAGTCCTGTCCGTACACTCTATACGCCGCTTTACTTCCCACAACATCTACTACGTCACACCCACACGGCCACCGTCTTAAAGCGAAGGGCTGGCCGGCAACAACTGTGAATATGACAAGAAAGGGTGTGAGACTGGGTTTGGCAACAGGTCATTAGCCTACGTGCTCCGTTCTATTAAAACGGTacgttggttaaatggcccgttcggttgggctttactggtataatgcaatagcaccacccagcggtgaaacccgtgtacacgAAAAAAATTACCCACTCTCAACGcttagagatttttgtacacaaactcacccctagtgtgtgtgtgtgtgtgtttgtgtgtgagtgagtgagtgagtgagtgagtgagtgagtgagagagagagagcgagagagagaatgTATCAATGTATCAACTTTAGTAACTAGCTACTACTAGGGATGTAACTATTACCGATATTACGGTAAATCTCGGTTAATTTTTACACAGTAAGAATGAtcgtttatgtttaaattaattgcattatcgcggtggattatcaggctatgtaataacagcctcattcaagtctcgcgatgcaggcgctgcgtgaATGTGTAGCacgtgtaaacacaaagaaagaaaacatggcAGAAGGTGGTGATAGCGGCACTCAGGACATTTTCCCCCGCCCAACTAAACGCACAAAGTCTGAGGTCTGGgcgtactttgggtttctgaagaatgccgagggacagctggtggaggacaactatcctgtgtgcagaacattcaaaaagaaagttgctgcgaagggtagcaacactacaaatctgctggctcatctccgtgaccatcatccacagctttacagccaatgcaagttatgctatgcaaaaaaaaaatcacaatattaTGGTTTaccatgataaaaacaaaacaaacaatacacatGATAGGTTGATTACAGGGAAAGGTTAGCGTAATAGACACCAGGCTCTTCAAGCGAAGAGCCTGGTgtctattcactctgaattttgtctggattctggttccggtctagggAGCGGATGCggtattcaccaaattcaccaaactaaaagtgttcaccatagtaaaactttaaattctggcgcaccatcgatttggggtgatgaggggtgtaagaaaatcgatCAACTTAATGGCTTAGGGCTTGTcttgtaaattaaaaagtttcaccgcatttttattagcttggtgcttttacttttacggaaaggcacatccatcgaattccggatcctgtctcactcgccctggttccgtttccttaccaaaacggccactaacggccccagactactATGTCCAATGTACTCTGATTTAATTCTACCATCTAGTGGACACTAATGCGAATACAATGTATACCGAATACTGTTACATCAGCTTCCCCTCCGAAACTGGTTAAATGGCTGCACCCAATAGTAAACGTCGTGGTACGTCAGAAATGTACCTGTTAACAGGCCATTTCTGTCGTCTTAATGTGTATTTGACGCGTTAAGACCAACATATTTGACTTGTTAATACGGACGACAAAACAGACGTTTAGAACCCTTCCGGATTCCATAAGACAacaacaccagagaagctaacgacaccagagaagctaacggcaccagagaagctaacgacaccagagaagctaacgcgGCGTATAATCGtcgacagactgaatatttattgaacaaacctgcagttatattattaataatgaacttgtaatgtttaatgaacaaacctgctctgtgtaaccgAAGCTGAGGGTTGGAAACAGCGTCCATTAGTTTCCGTTGTCGCTCATTCTCCTCTTTTGATCGACAAAGTtcctcctcgtactctgctatcgttctttcaaccagcccaaatatctcttcagcagccgcagttAGTCGCTGCTTCACCTACGCTCTCAGCATTTGGACTTTAGACATgt harbors:
- the LOC117245967 gene encoding uncharacterized protein LOC117245967; the protein is MDAVSNPQLRLHRADVQQLLVVKEEVPSEQQEWSSSVDQEDPEPPHIKEEQEELWISQEGEQLQGLEEDDFPKFISTPVPVKSEDDEEKPQSSQLHQRHTEQMETEAEGEDCGGAEPARNSDPDTHLQPETDDKTGASSEPETDDSDDWTETREPQSGLNSLKNHQVSVSDLVVGEKRFSCSECGKRFGKSGELKRHMRSHTGEKPFGCSECGKSFGKSGDLKRHMRSHSGEKPFSCSQCGKSFAQNGCLKKHMRCHTGEKPFSCSECGKSFSQNGSLKEHMRCHTGEKPFSCSECGKRFGYRGDLTKHMRCHSGEKPFSCFECGKRFSRKLTLKTHMRSHTGEKPFNCSECGKGFGQKGDLNRHMRCHTGEKPFNCSECGKGFGKSGDLKIHMRCHTGEKPFSCSICRKSFTKNAHLQIHVKIHD